A region from the Planctomycetia bacterium genome encodes:
- a CDS encoding sigma-70 family RNA polymerase sigma factor → MPYSPSGKREQVPMIAEDPCISSDADLLRQFLEVHDERAFADLVGRHGAMVLATCRRQLGNSSDADDAFQATFLVLARKAASIKKRNHVGPWLYRVACLTSGKLRLAAQRQRLRDQQVKTMPEQPATTVVSVEVRDDLALLDQAMAELPEKYRAPLVLCELQGMSRRDAASNLQISEGTLSSRLARGRKLLRRRLAPYFGIFTIAMLIALLLRARAPVVVPPNLAQGTLKAACDAVQIAALNGAANAAPQVLAEGVIKTMLLSKLKLLTVAAMSICLLGGVGVLIYANAPARPNQAKLDAVQVEGFFVAVDDNGVEMHGFAVDEVKLDDDLDGLWVAVSDDGNHVIAAKNAAAKSGEVIEVQGFPLGAVREVKNLKK, encoded by the coding sequence ATGCCTTATTCGCCCTCAGGCAAACGTGAACAGGTGCCGATGATTGCAGAAGACCCTTGCATTTCGAGTGATGCTGATTTGCTGAGGCAATTTCTCGAAGTACATGATGAGAGAGCCTTTGCCGATTTAGTGGGTCGGCACGGGGCAATGGTGCTGGCAACGTGCCGCAGGCAACTGGGGAATTCCTCGGATGCTGACGATGCGTTCCAGGCTACCTTTCTCGTCCTGGCACGCAAGGCTGCTTCCATCAAAAAAAGAAATCACGTTGGCCCCTGGCTGTACCGTGTGGCTTGTCTGACGTCGGGCAAGTTGCGGCTGGCAGCTCAGAGGCAGCGGTTGCGGGATCAACAGGTGAAAACCATGCCTGAACAACCTGCTACCACCGTGGTTTCAGTTGAAGTGCGGGATGATCTGGCGTTGCTGGATCAGGCCATGGCGGAGTTGCCGGAGAAATACCGTGCTCCCCTGGTGCTTTGCGAGCTGCAGGGAATGAGTCGCCGTGATGCGGCAAGTAACCTGCAGATTTCCGAGGGAACGCTTTCGAGCCGACTGGCTCGCGGGCGAAAACTTCTCCGTCGCAGGCTGGCTCCCTACTTTGGCATTTTCACGATTGCCATGCTGATCGCTCTGTTGCTTCGTGCCCGCGCCCCGGTGGTCGTTCCGCCGAACCTGGCTCAGGGCACACTGAAGGCGGCCTGCGATGCCGTACAGATTGCAGCACTCAATGGGGCAGCGAATGCTGCTCCCCAGGTGCTTGCCGAAGGAGTGATCAAAACCATGTTGTTATCCAAGCTCAAACTGCTGACTGTTGCCGCCATGTCAATCTGTCTGCTTGGTGGAGTTGGTGTGTTGATCTATGCCAACGCTCCAGCCCGTCCCAACCAGGCCAAACTCGATGCCGTTCAGGTCGAAGGTTTCTTTGTGGCTGTCGATGATAACGGTGTTGAAATGCACGGCTTCGCTGTTGATGAAGTCAAGTTAGATGACGATCTCGACGGGTTGTGGGTAGCGGTAAGTGATGATGGCAATCATGTCATTGCTGCGAAGAATGCTGCTGCCAAAAGCGGAGAAGTAATTGAAGTTCAAGGATTTCCTTTAGGTGCTGTCCGCGAAGTCAAAAACCTGAAAAAATAG
- a CDS encoding metallophosphoesterase family protein: MPTSKSNYLVAIGALALVLATWWLSVASSSPSEPETKHTSSNPQLKFLIEPYLQYPTQNGITIMWETNQSGSTVLHYSEAETVKYDAKTKKPIAPKLQHRIEGVAGEMHRVELSNLKPSSRYIYQVETTAGDGSVLQSDFSTFMTAVRSNEAWSFTVVGDTQRNPEITGRIARQMWDRRPNFVLHCGDVVDDGREKSQWIYDLFGPSNMLFRRVAVIPTIGNHEKNDPHYYRYFSMPDPKYYYRFTYGNADFFAIDSNDLRNLSPSGEQYQWLDKELAASKATWKVVFHHHPAYSSDDDDFGYSWYGKNGDGEPRVQRHLVALYEKHKVDVVFNGHIHVYERTWPLREKKIDHQQGTTYITSGGGGGKLEDFSATPHWFKAEQRSCYHYCYVTVHDATLHFKAFDAEGRLFDAMTVNKKR; the protein is encoded by the coding sequence ATGCCCACGAGCAAATCAAACTACCTCGTTGCCATCGGCGCTCTTGCCCTCGTGCTGGCCACCTGGTGGCTCAGCGTTGCCAGTTCTTCACCCAGCGAGCCTGAGACCAAACATACCAGCAGCAACCCGCAGTTGAAATTTCTCATAGAACCCTATCTGCAATACCCTACCCAGAATGGCATCACCATCATGTGGGAAACCAATCAGTCTGGCTCCACCGTGCTGCACTACAGCGAAGCGGAGACCGTCAAATACGATGCCAAGACTAAAAAGCCTATCGCGCCCAAACTGCAGCATCGCATCGAAGGCGTAGCGGGCGAGATGCATCGTGTGGAACTCTCCAACCTCAAGCCGAGCTCTCGCTATATCTACCAGGTTGAAACTACCGCTGGCGATGGCAGCGTCCTGCAAAGCGATTTCAGTACCTTTATGACAGCCGTTCGATCTAATGAAGCCTGGTCGTTTACGGTGGTGGGCGACACGCAACGCAACCCAGAAATCACAGGCCGCATTGCCAGGCAGATGTGGGATCGGCGGCCCAACTTTGTGCTGCACTGTGGCGACGTTGTTGACGATGGCAGAGAAAAGAGCCAGTGGATTTACGATCTTTTTGGGCCATCCAACATGCTGTTCCGCCGCGTGGCAGTGATTCCCACCATTGGCAACCACGAGAAGAACGATCCGCACTATTACCGTTACTTCAGCATGCCCGATCCGAAGTATTACTACCGTTTCACCTATGGCAACGCAGATTTCTTTGCCATCGATTCCAACGATTTGCGAAATCTCAGCCCAAGCGGTGAACAATATCAATGGCTCGATAAAGAACTAGCCGCATCCAAGGCGACCTGGAAAGTCGTCTTTCACCATCACCCCGCCTATTCATCCGATGATGATGATTTTGGCTATTCCTGGTACGGCAAAAATGGTGATGGCGAACCTCGAGTACAACGCCACCTCGTGGCCCTCTACGAAAAGCACAAGGTCGATGTCGTGTTCAACGGCCACATTCATGTCTATGAACGCACCTGGCCTCTACGGGAGAAGAAAATCGACCATCAGCAAGGTACCACTTACATTACCAGTGGTGGCGGCGGCGGCAAACTCGAAGACTTTTCCGCCACGCCTCACTGGTTCAAAGCCGAGCAACGTTCGTGTTATCATTACTGCTACGTCACCGTTCACGACGCCACGCTGCACTTCAAAGCATTCGATGCGGAAGGCAGACTGTTTGATGCGATGACGGTGAACAAGAAGCGATGA
- the speA gene encoding biosynthetic arginine decarboxylase, which translates to MKLMDQWTIQDAYDTYNIRNWGKGYFSINADGHVVVHPNKNDQPGIDLKKLIDQLQARGIQLPILLRFTDILRHRITEMHQAFQQAMLEFQYQNSYCSVYPIKVNQQRQVVEEIINFGAPLQFGLEAGSKPELLAVLALTSGHDVPIICNGFKDDEFIKMTMLARKLGKNIIPVVEKFTELTSIVKHAKGLGVKPVIGVRAKLAARGAGRWKLSAGYRSKFGLTITEILDAVEYLKQEGMADSLQLLHFHLGSQITNIRNVKGAINEAVRVYVELHRLGAGMKYLDVGGGLGIDYDGSQTDFESSINYTLQEYANDIVFRIKDICDEANVPHPTIITESGRGMVAYHSVLVFDVLGTSGFDHFQIPPKLPEDAPKPVAELYAACTELNKKNYLECYHDASQAIDETLTLFNTGHLDLETRGLTERLFWSFSSKLLKLIKEIDYVPEELVGLQAMVSDTYFCNFSVFQSMPDAWAIKQLFPIMPIHRLKEAPTRKGILGDITCDSDGKIDQFIDLKDVKNTLELHTVAHNEPYYLGVFLVGAYQEILGDLHNLLGDTNAVHVKIDEDGDPVIEEVIKGDSVREVLAYVQYSADKLSQLMRRDVEKAVKNSRISVEESREFLRFYEAGLEGYTYLEEAE; encoded by the coding sequence ATGAAGCTGATGGACCAGTGGACCATTCAGGACGCTTACGACACTTATAACATCCGCAACTGGGGCAAAGGCTATTTCAGCATAAATGCTGATGGCCACGTCGTGGTTCATCCGAATAAGAACGATCAGCCCGGCATCGATCTGAAAAAACTGATCGACCAGTTACAGGCACGAGGCATTCAGTTACCCATCCTGCTCAGATTTACCGATATCCTTCGCCATCGTATTACCGAGATGCACCAGGCCTTTCAGCAGGCCATGCTCGAGTTCCAGTATCAAAACAGTTATTGCAGCGTCTATCCCATCAAGGTGAATCAACAGCGCCAGGTAGTTGAAGAGATCATTAACTTCGGTGCTCCATTACAGTTCGGACTGGAAGCAGGTTCCAAACCGGAACTACTGGCAGTGCTCGCTCTCACCAGTGGGCACGATGTACCCATTATCTGCAATGGCTTCAAGGATGATGAATTCATCAAGATGACCATGCTGGCACGCAAGCTGGGAAAAAACATCATTCCCGTGGTCGAAAAATTCACCGAACTGACCAGCATTGTGAAGCATGCGAAGGGGTTGGGTGTCAAACCCGTAATCGGCGTTCGCGCTAAGCTGGCGGCTCGCGGTGCAGGCCGGTGGAAACTTTCTGCAGGCTATCGCTCCAAGTTTGGCCTGACTATCACTGAAATTCTCGATGCAGTTGAATATCTCAAGCAGGAAGGCATGGCGGATAGCCTGCAGTTGCTCCACTTCCACCTGGGCAGCCAGATCACCAATATCCGCAACGTCAAAGGCGCCATCAACGAAGCAGTCCGTGTTTATGTAGAGCTGCACCGCCTGGGTGCGGGCATGAAATACCTCGATGTCGGGGGCGGTCTCGGCATCGATTACGATGGTTCCCAGACTGACTTTGAATCATCCATCAATTACACGCTTCAGGAATATGCCAACGACATCGTCTTCCGCATCAAGGATATTTGTGACGAAGCAAATGTGCCTCACCCTACGATCATTACCGAAAGTGGTCGAGGCATGGTGGCTTATCACAGCGTGCTGGTATTCGATGTTCTCGGAACCAGTGGGTTTGATCACTTCCAGATTCCACCCAAGCTGCCCGAAGATGCACCCAAGCCTGTGGCGGAACTCTACGCTGCCTGCACAGAACTAAACAAGAAAAACTACTTGGAATGTTATCACGACGCCTCGCAGGCTATCGATGAAACACTGACGCTCTTCAACACAGGCCACCTGGACCTGGAGACACGCGGGCTGACCGAAAGACTCTTCTGGAGTTTCTCCAGCAAACTGCTGAAACTCATCAAGGAAATAGATTATGTTCCTGAAGAACTGGTCGGCTTGCAGGCGATGGTCTCCGATACCTATTTCTGCAATTTCTCCGTCTTCCAGTCGATGCCGGATGCGTGGGCCATCAAGCAACTGTTCCCGATCATGCCGATTCACCGCCTGAAAGAAGCCCCGACGAGGAAGGGCATTCTTGGCGATATCACCTGTGATAGCGATGGCAAAATCGATCAGTTCATTGATTTAAAAGATGTCAAGAACACGCTCGAATTGCATACCGTTGCTCACAATGAGCCTTATTACCTGGGTGTATTCCTGGTGGGTGCCTATCAGGAAATTCTTGGCGATCTCCATAATCTGCTGGGTGACACCAACGCAGTACACGTCAAGATTGATGAAGATGGCGACCCGGTGATAGAGGAAGTCATCAAGGGCGATTCTGTCCGTGAAGTGCTGGCTTATGTGCAATACTCTGCAGACAAGTTATCCCAGTTAATGCGTCGCGACGTGGAGAAAGCAGTCAAGAACAGCCGCATCAGTGTCGAAGAATCACGCGAGTTCCTTCGCTTTTACGAAGCAGGCCTGGAAGGGTATACTTATCTTGAAGAGGCAGAGTAA
- a CDS encoding sugar-binding protein, giving the protein MLRKALLFCCLCSVASFVGCGSSKSTSVVPKGSAISGDLRVTFISNNAHEFWKLAELGVRQAEKDLGVKADFRMPAKGSADEQRQIIEDLITQGVKHFAVSPNDAENQGEYYDAKSKEGIQIITVDNDLLPGSKRLCFLGTNNFAAGQSAGELVKKAVPGGKVVIFVGKLDNLNAQQRRNGVIASLAGLKTMEEANALVKKGYPIAAGAYQILDTMTDNAEDARCKANAEDMMIKHPDVACMVGLWAYNAPQILLAAKDQKKLDKLKIVSFDEQKETLDGIRSGEIVGTIVQQPYEFGYRSVKTLVEVAKGNKSVLPADGIGYIEHQVIEKGNVDAFEKKLNELRSKK; this is encoded by the coding sequence ATGTTACGCAAAGCTTTGCTCTTCTGTTGTCTCTGCAGCGTCGCATCCTTCGTTGGATGTGGAAGTTCCAAGTCGACCAGTGTGGTTCCCAAAGGCTCGGCAATCAGTGGCGATCTGCGGGTTACATTTATCAGCAACAATGCCCATGAATTCTGGAAGCTCGCTGAACTAGGTGTCAGGCAGGCCGAGAAAGACCTCGGCGTGAAAGCTGATTTCCGGATGCCCGCCAAAGGTAGCGCTGATGAACAAAGGCAGATTATCGAAGATCTGATTACCCAGGGTGTGAAACATTTTGCTGTCAGCCCTAACGATGCTGAGAACCAGGGCGAATACTACGATGCCAAGAGCAAGGAAGGGATTCAGATTATTACCGTCGATAATGATCTGCTTCCCGGTAGCAAACGGCTGTGCTTCCTGGGCACCAACAATTTTGCAGCAGGGCAATCGGCTGGTGAACTGGTGAAGAAAGCTGTACCTGGTGGGAAGGTAGTCATTTTTGTAGGCAAGTTGGATAACCTTAATGCACAGCAACGTCGCAACGGTGTGATTGCTTCGCTAGCCGGGTTAAAGACTATGGAAGAGGCCAACGCACTGGTGAAGAAAGGTTACCCCATTGCCGCTGGTGCTTATCAGATTCTCGATACCATGACGGACAATGCCGAAGATGCCCGCTGCAAAGCTAATGCCGAAGACATGATGATCAAACATCCAGATGTTGCATGCATGGTAGGTCTCTGGGCTTACAATGCGCCGCAGATTCTTCTGGCAGCCAAGGATCAGAAGAAATTAGACAAGCTGAAAATCGTCAGTTTCGATGAGCAGAAAGAAACGCTGGATGGCATTCGCTCCGGTGAAATCGTTGGCACCATTGTTCAGCAGCCTTATGAATTCGGCTATCGGAGCGTGAAGACTCTGGTGGAAGTGGCAAAAGGAAACAAATCCGTGCTGCCTGCCGATGGCATCGGTTACATTGAGCATCAGGTAATTGAAAAAGGCAATGTTGATGCCTTTGAGAAAAAGCTCAATGAATTACGTTCCAAAAAATAG
- a CDS encoding protein kinase, protein MVVTCDACERSLEFSGDRPSFCAFCGKKLVKKDLVTTHSFKDAPSTDPQSVTQLPPPDRIITFAGGTPLIPKQIGSYTVIRQLGAGGMGTVYEAEDASNGRRVAVKLIKPQIAASEDNLERFRQEGRLASLITNPRCVFVYHTDEDKGRPYIVMELMPGATLKDIVNQQGPLQIGQAIKKILDVMDGLQAAHQLGVIHRDVKPSNCFVLTDGHVKVGDFGLSKVLPVSDSYLGKSPDKDQTTGENEEGITRTGAFVGTPLYASPEQIKGEMVDFRTDVYSVAATMYFLLTGQAPFEGGDNTATIARIVSEKPQSILNFRTDVPVELDRVILRGLERDREARYMSLQEFRQALLQFLPGYLQNAPRRVRIRAALIDFALLSPGLILIHQLVPRLMPPIIWGPELVDLTVDLGMWLLILAYFLVTEVMAGASFGKWLLHLKVGGLRPGKPPKRRQLLLRALGFFVIVALPGLLALALTGSDWFKWIFHGIGILLLFDSMRAQGGYRGLHEILSRTCVVLVPPTPQQIQFPYFPPEPPAPLPPGIPARIGNYAIDGIHRVLDDRIYLVGKDLILDRKVWLVMRPHEEGKISTARREISRSTRIRWLGGGEVALSNRSSKITHHWDAYIAPNTGCSLTQLVASEGKLSWGVTRYLLKQLADELASAVKDDTFPDELSLEQIWLLPEGQVLVVGARFHNTTQDSIDDTASSEAQRSVQFLKQAAQFMLEGNAALPAKPRAVRAPVPAFDRPILNRLSGLTREPYTSPDEVADDLRKTKERPAEVTAMMRLGQLLIAGTLLSPILLAILVVSRYYAEIKPTLQLTHQVRRADRYIEWFSDPKNIPLFKQFLRDNVFESRLIRQAGLLEFASTAPIRLFSPTTRDQLLMSACQGWLIKQQQIDRSQLQALRNQLSMAAILPQLAAVEIMANASNSRADSQNGERDPVLVHELQRTLRHALVPKPLDQEVLPLVNRLTAWQLALWTILPWFLLWVIWAMIAHGGLSFKLMGIDLQNSVGNRASMLQCGWRSILIWLPFFALILASVWIQDASQGSEPASGAWWIYWIPWWLALIYLAACAVCTLIWPQRGLYDRLAGVYLVPR, encoded by the coding sequence ATGGTTGTTACGTGCGATGCTTGTGAGCGCAGCCTGGAGTTCAGCGGAGATCGTCCCTCGTTTTGCGCTTTCTGCGGAAAGAAACTCGTCAAGAAAGACCTGGTTACCACGCATTCCTTTAAGGATGCGCCATCAACCGATCCACAAAGCGTTACCCAGCTTCCCCCGCCTGACCGCATCATTACCTTTGCCGGTGGCACGCCTCTTATCCCCAAACAGATTGGCAGTTATACCGTCATCCGCCAGTTGGGTGCCGGTGGAATGGGAACGGTCTATGAAGCCGAGGATGCGAGTAACGGCAGACGCGTGGCAGTTAAGCTGATCAAGCCTCAGATTGCAGCATCGGAAGACAATCTCGAACGCTTTCGACAGGAAGGCCGTCTGGCCAGCCTGATTACCAATCCTCGCTGTGTCTTCGTCTACCATACTGATGAAGATAAGGGCCGCCCTTACATTGTCATGGAGCTGATGCCCGGAGCTACGCTCAAGGATATTGTGAACCAGCAAGGCCCGTTGCAGATCGGGCAGGCTATCAAGAAGATTCTTGATGTTATGGATGGCCTGCAGGCTGCACATCAGTTAGGCGTCATTCATCGTGATGTCAAACCGTCCAACTGCTTCGTGCTCACGGATGGACATGTCAAGGTTGGTGACTTCGGTCTCTCCAAAGTGTTGCCAGTTTCAGACAGCTACCTTGGTAAATCGCCCGATAAGGATCAGACCACTGGCGAGAACGAGGAGGGCATCACGCGAACCGGGGCGTTTGTTGGCACGCCGCTTTATGCATCGCCGGAACAGATCAAGGGCGAAATGGTCGACTTCCGCACCGATGTTTATTCGGTGGCTGCGACCATGTACTTCCTGCTGACCGGGCAGGCGCCCTTTGAAGGTGGTGACAACACCGCCACCATTGCCCGGATCGTCAGTGAAAAGCCGCAGAGTATTCTTAATTTCAGAACAGATGTACCGGTCGAACTGGATCGTGTGATTCTCCGCGGCTTGGAGCGTGACCGTGAAGCTCGTTACATGAGCCTGCAGGAGTTTCGTCAAGCGTTGTTGCAGTTTCTGCCAGGGTATCTGCAGAACGCGCCCAGGCGAGTTCGCATCCGTGCTGCATTGATCGATTTTGCGTTGTTATCTCCTGGATTGATTCTGATTCACCAACTGGTTCCCCGCTTGATGCCTCCTATCATCTGGGGGCCTGAACTGGTCGACCTGACAGTTGATCTCGGAATGTGGCTATTGATTCTGGCTTATTTTCTCGTCACCGAGGTGATGGCTGGAGCCAGTTTCGGCAAATGGCTGTTGCATCTGAAAGTGGGTGGCCTTCGACCGGGAAAACCGCCCAAGCGAAGACAACTGCTGCTGCGGGCATTAGGTTTTTTTGTCATTGTGGCATTGCCAGGATTATTGGCGCTGGCTCTCACTGGCAGCGACTGGTTCAAGTGGATATTTCACGGCATCGGTATCTTGCTGCTCTTTGATTCCATGCGTGCCCAGGGCGGCTATCGCGGGTTGCATGAAATCCTCAGCAGAACTTGTGTCGTGCTGGTGCCTCCCACCCCCCAGCAGATTCAATTTCCATACTTTCCCCCAGAACCACCGGCTCCGTTGCCTCCGGGAATTCCGGCGCGTATTGGCAACTATGCCATTGATGGTATCCATCGTGTCCTGGATGATCGAATTTACCTGGTTGGAAAAGATCTGATACTCGATCGAAAAGTATGGCTGGTGATGCGGCCCCATGAAGAGGGAAAGATCAGCACCGCACGACGTGAGATCAGTCGCAGCACGCGCATCCGCTGGCTCGGCGGTGGTGAAGTTGCACTCAGCAATCGATCCAGCAAAATCACCCATCACTGGGATGCTTACATTGCCCCCAACACAGGCTGTTCACTGACTCAGCTGGTAGCCAGTGAAGGCAAACTGTCCTGGGGTGTTACCCGGTATCTGCTCAAGCAACTGGCTGATGAACTGGCTTCAGCAGTGAAAGACGATACCTTCCCCGATGAACTCAGTCTGGAGCAAATCTGGCTGTTGCCGGAAGGCCAGGTATTGGTTGTCGGCGCGAGATTTCACAATACAACTCAAGACAGCATCGATGATACTGCCAGCAGCGAAGCACAGCGTTCAGTACAGTTTCTCAAACAGGCTGCACAGTTCATGCTCGAAGGCAATGCTGCACTACCTGCCAAGCCGCGTGCAGTTCGTGCTCCAGTGCCAGCTTTCGATCGACCGATTTTAAATCGTTTATCAGGCTTGACCCGTGAACCTTATACGTCGCCCGATGAAGTGGCTGATGATCTGCGCAAGACCAAAGAGAGACCTGCCGAAGTCACCGCCATGATGCGCTTAGGGCAACTGCTTATTGCAGGCACGCTGTTAAGTCCCATCCTCCTGGCGATTCTGGTAGTCAGCCGATATTACGCCGAGATCAAACCCACGCTTCAGCTAACGCACCAGGTTCGCCGCGCGGATCGGTACATTGAATGGTTCAGCGATCCAAAAAATATTCCACTGTTTAAGCAGTTTCTGCGTGACAATGTCTTTGAATCGCGATTGATTCGGCAAGCTGGGCTGCTCGAATTTGCATCGACTGCACCTATTCGCCTGTTCAGCCCGACGACGCGCGATCAACTACTGATGTCCGCCTGTCAGGGTTGGTTGATCAAACAGCAGCAGATTGATCGAAGTCAATTGCAGGCATTGCGGAATCAACTGAGCATGGCAGCCATTCTTCCTCAATTGGCTGCAGTCGAGATCATGGCAAATGCATCCAACAGCAGAGCTGACAGCCAGAATGGTGAACGTGATCCCGTTCTAGTTCATGAGTTGCAGCGCACGTTGCGACATGCACTGGTTCCCAAACCGCTTGATCAGGAAGTTCTGCCACTAGTCAATCGGTTGACTGCTTGGCAATTGGCCCTCTGGACCATTTTACCATGGTTTCTTCTCTGGGTAATCTGGGCGATGATTGCGCATGGCGGGTTATCGTTCAAACTGATGGGCATCGACCTGCAAAACAGCGTGGGGAACCGAGCAAGCATGCTGCAGTGTGGCTGGCGATCGATCCTGATCTGGCTGCCGTTCTTTGCTTTGATTCTTGCATCAGTCTGGATTCAGGATGCCAGCCAGGGAAGCGAGCCTGCTTCCGGCGCCTGGTGGATATACTGGATACCCTGGTGGCTGGCCCTGATCTATCTCGCAGCCTGTGCCGTATGCACTTTGATCTGGCCCCAGCGAGGCTTATATGATCGACTAGCCGGGGTTTATCTGGTGCCACGTTAA
- a CDS encoding triose-phosphate isomerase has protein sequence MRIPFVVGNWKMNLDRQGCESLAKHIAVKLPQLQGVRAGVCPPFPYLMTVHAQIKNSPVVLGSQNVYCETKGAFTGEVSPAMALDCGCTWTLVGHSERRLVIGEDNKLINKKVKAALAAGLNVILCIGETLEQRQQNQTEKVVESQLVGSLEGITPDPEKLVLAYEPVWAIGTGVVATPDQAEEVHQFIRGWLTRQYSAAVAEKLCIQYGGSVNAGNAKQLISQPNVDGLLVGGASLKADEFVTIIIACQN, from the coding sequence ATGCGTATTCCGTTTGTGGTAGGTAACTGGAAAATGAACCTGGATCGCCAGGGGTGTGAGTCGCTGGCGAAGCACATTGCAGTTAAACTGCCCCAATTGCAGGGTGTGCGTGCCGGGGTGTGTCCGCCGTTTCCCTATCTCATGACGGTTCATGCACAGATTAAGAACAGTCCCGTTGTGCTCGGCAGCCAGAATGTCTACTGCGAAACCAAAGGGGCCTTCACCGGTGAAGTAAGTCCGGCTATGGCTCTGGATTGTGGCTGCACCTGGACCCTGGTGGGGCACAGCGAACGTCGGTTGGTAATAGGTGAAGACAATAAGCTGATCAATAAAAAAGTGAAAGCAGCTTTGGCTGCCGGGCTGAATGTCATTCTCTGCATTGGTGAAACGCTCGAACAGCGACAGCAGAACCAGACTGAAAAAGTGGTTGAATCCCAGTTAGTCGGCAGCCTGGAGGGTATTACGCCTGACCCCGAAAAGCTGGTGCTGGCCTATGAACCTGTCTGGGCCATCGGCACCGGTGTCGTTGCCACTCCCGATCAGGCGGAAGAGGTTCATCAGTTCATTCGTGGCTGGTTGACCAGGCAGTATTCTGCAGCCGTTGCAGAGAAACTCTGCATCCAGTATGGCGGCAGCGTCAATGCGGGAAATGCCAAGCAGTTGATTTCCCAGCCCAATGTTGATGGGTTACTCGTCGGCGGGGCCAGCCTGAAGGCCGATGAGTTCGTTACGATCATTATTGCTTGCCAAAACTGA
- a CDS encoding MBL fold metallo-hydrolase, producing the protein MTKIDEIAPDVFRLSIYVPGIDMQFNHFLVRDEEPLLFHAGLKKMFPALREAVATLIDPTTLRHIAWSHFESDECGGLNEWLEQAPHAQPVCTLVGKIVSVDDFAIRPALGMTADDVLVTGKYRYRFYRSPHIPHGWDAGVLFEETQKTLFCSDLFHHFGDVAPVTTSELIEPTQRAMQQMQQGPLAAYMPYTRQTEGVLLSLADLQPQSLAVMHGSSYIGQAGRLLSELAGVVKANFDVG; encoded by the coding sequence ATGACCAAAATTGACGAAATTGCACCTGATGTTTTTCGGCTGTCGATCTATGTGCCTGGGATTGACATGCAGTTCAATCATTTCCTGGTTCGTGATGAGGAACCATTGCTGTTTCATGCTGGCCTTAAGAAAATGTTCCCTGCATTGCGGGAGGCGGTAGCCACATTGATAGACCCCACGACGCTACGGCATATTGCCTGGAGTCATTTCGAATCGGATGAGTGTGGCGGACTGAACGAGTGGCTGGAGCAGGCACCACATGCCCAGCCTGTCTGCACGCTGGTTGGCAAGATTGTCAGTGTGGATGACTTTGCCATCCGCCCTGCTTTGGGCATGACGGCAGACGATGTCCTTGTCACGGGCAAATACCGATACCGTTTCTATCGTTCACCTCACATACCGCATGGCTGGGATGCAGGTGTGCTGTTCGAAGAGACACAGAAAACATTGTTCTGTTCCGATCTGTTTCATCACTTCGGAGACGTTGCTCCTGTTACAACATCGGAACTGATTGAACCAACCCAACGGGCTATGCAGCAAATGCAGCAAGGCCCGCTGGCAGCTTACATGCCGTACACGCGGCAAACCGAAGGAGTGCTGCTATCACTGGCTGATCTCCAGCCGCAATCGCTGGCGGTGATGCATGGCTCGTCCTACATCGGCCAGGCTGGCCGATTGTTAAGTGAACTGGCAGGAGTGGTGAAGGCGAATTTTGATGTGGGGTAG